In Glycine soja cultivar W05 chromosome 10, ASM419377v2, whole genome shotgun sequence, the genomic stretch tatgttatgtttgcaataaaaatttatcaataaagtatttttaataaaaaaaacattatactaatattatgatcaacaaaaataaaatatagatctATTTACATTTGATatatctttttatgtttttaaattttaatgttaatgGGATGTTTTAACATTTTGTAACTCGAAACCagtttcaaaatattatttttttaaaattcaaatatgctCTTGACGTGAATATGATGTATTATCttatacttttaatatttcttttaatctatcaaCATATTTAGTTCTagcttaaatttatttattttaaaaaattatcaataatttaaaaaatatacatagcacaacataaactattttatcataaatttaaaatataatttacatgttaaaaaatatttatggcatattttaattaatataatgtaTGACCAAAAtgctatttattttatatacccaaagttttttttttttacagcatataaccaaagtttatttataataaataaaaacaagtatAGTAGTAGTTATTAAAATGAAACTCTATTTTGACTTTGGCATTTGAGGAGGGTGGTGATAATGAGATGTGGATCATCCGTAATCCCTACTTTAACCCTCTGTTACGCGTTAAACCGTTGGCAAATACCTTGCAGAGGATTTCggaaacaacaaacaaaagaaCCACTCGTTCGCATTCAACCTCACCCTCCTTCTTTTGAGTCACTCGTCACGCACGCATGCacgctttctttctttctctgtttttaaattaagtataaTATATTATCAGATATCGAGAGAGAGATAGGATTCATCGTATTGTTATCATCCCTTGCAATCCATGTTTCTGTTTCTACCACCAAAGCATGAAGTTCTGCAAGACCTACCAGCAGTACATGCAAGGACATGGCCACAACAAGCTCCCTTCTGTTGGCTTCAAGAACCTCAAAAAGATCATTAAAAGCTGCAGGAGAGCCTCCACTCAACCTACCTGCCCTGATCATTGCCCaggtcatcatcatcatcatcatttataTTAACCCTACCTTTTCATTCATTATTATTGTTGCATCCCATAAtgtattaatgaaaaaaaaaaaaaaagatgtcctTTCCCCTGTTACCTGCTTTGGCATACATTATACATGATTATTTGTCTAATGATAGGTGTGAAGTACTGGTACTTTAATTTGCTTCACCGATATGTATCCGATATTGATACTCACCGATACGTATCTATAAAGTATCCAAGCCCTTACAAGAAATTATGCAAATCCAATATTACATATCAGACACATAAGCATGTATAATTTACCCTTGatgaataaaatagaaatattcttCTTTATGCATGATTTTAAGAAAGGGATGAGATTGATACTATTCCAACTTTTAGACAAAGTGATTTATGATGACCgtgatttataatttgtattttgattttagtAATGTTCAAGAAGTATGTTCTTAATTTGGATTTGCattattgtaattatatatttattatgttttatgaatttttgTACATATCTAGATGTGTACAGTatcctatatatatttttagaataattgtATCTCCACATCCGATATGTGTTGTGTAAGATACATTCATTTATTGTATCTGTGCATCATAGAATGATGGTAATATTAAGGAGACAAATTTCTTTAGAGATAGTTTAAACTTTTCAATATTTCGAACTACCTCTATGCTAACTCGATCAATCTAATTATTCAGTGTGCGATGGGACCTTTTTCCCTTCCCTTCTCAATGAAATGTCAGATATAGTAGGGTGCTTTAATCAGCGCGCGCAGCAATTGCTGGAACTGCATCTTGCTTCTGGCTTCAGAAAGTACTTTCTCATGTTGAAAGGaaaattacacaagaatcaTACTGCTCTAATCGAAGAAGGAAAAGATCTAGTCATATATGCACTCATAAATTCCATCGCAATTCGAAAAATCTTGAAGAAATATGATAAGGTGTGTCTAGATATCAGGTTCTTCCCTATTTCTTTCCCATTCTAATTTAAGTTTTGAGTTTTGATAATCCATGCTAAGCCGTATgtgttctttaatttatattctcACTACTACTGTCACTGCAGATTCATTATTCCAAGCAAGGCCAATTATTCAAGTCGAAAGTCCAGACCATGCACAAGGAAATTCTTCAAAGTCCCTGGCTTTGTGAGCTTATTGCCTTACACATTAACTTAAGGGAAACAAAAGCCAAGCCAAGGGAGGCATCCGCACTGTTTGATGGATGTTATCTCACATTTACGGATGGAAAACCATCACTTACTTGTGAGCTCTTTGATTCCGTCAAAATTGATATTGACTTGACCTGCTCTATATGCTTGGTAAGTTAATTGGTTTCACTTGTTGGAAGAGTTTCTTATTTATGTGCATTAAACCCatttttgtatgttttcattTGAATTGAACACATATACCGAGTTTGTCTATTTGAAGATTACTGCTGCTCAGATGCAAGCAGGATATAATCAATTTAAAGGTTGTGCATCGGAATTTTAAACCGAACACAGCTTCATTTTTCCACCAAAAAGCATGCTTACTTACAAACTATCTTATTATCATATGGTTTCAAATATTTTAGGTGTGCCAACGGTTTTCAGGATCCAAACCTCCATATATTGTCCAATATTTTCCTAGCTAATAGCCCTAAAGCACTTGACTTTGGTTTTGGATCGCATTGACAGTATCACCTTGGTTTCTTCAATATAAATGTACATTTTTCTATGTGAAAGCATCTCTCATATATAGTTATGCAGttcttcacattttttttaacttaattttcatATGGCTCTTCCAAGACAGGATACAGTGTTTGATCCAGTTTCTCTGACATGCGGCCACATATTCTGCTACACCTGTGCTTGCTCAACTGCATCAGTTACCATTGTCGATGGACTTAAGGCAGCAAATCCTAAAGAAAAATGTCCTCTATGCCGAGAGGTAAGCTACCGGATGTAGTAAGCATTAAGCTTTCTCACAACTTACTATTTTCAACGGGAGTGTATGCACAAAAGGGGAGATGTTCCTTTTGATTACACATctataacttcttttaatcGGTACATATGATAAATTTTGATAACTTGTAAAATAACCCTTTACTTGGCAATAGAGCTAATGGATGGTCATTGACCTTATTCCTGAGGTTATACACTTATACTTAATTATGATGCAATGACCAAACAAAATTACAATGTCAAAAAGCCCCAAACAACTGCTAAAATTTAATAACCATACCAGCTGCCCGTGACAAGTTCTGTTCTCAGCTCCATTTGGCCTTCAATTTAATGACCACAGTGCATTGTATGTGAATTTTTCTAAAGATTCTTTAATTTTACCATTGTAGCCCTTCTGGCTTCTGCAATTcttcaacttttttattttaatgtcgTGACTATTGATTGAAGTTTAGAGGAATAACtgttcaattattttaggcatTTCAATGCCTGACCAACTATATTTGATTAGTTCTTCTCTTCTAGAAAGAGTGGGGCAGCTAAGAACGGGCTAATGCATTTGTTTATTGGATTTGAACCTGTTAGAATGGTTGGCAACTTACACTTTTTATATTGTTGACTGCAGGGAAGAGTTTACGAAGATGCTGTGCATTTGGAAGAATTAAATATTCTGCTAGGCCGAAGGTATGAATACCGATTATTCCATTAGCAAGTGGGTGAGATTAGAATTAGAATGACATGTCATGTCATGTGGCCAAGGAAGATATGGATGCAAAAATCCACATAAACTCTGAATTAGatcttttcaataaaataaagaatatgcTTTGCAGATCCCTTAACctaaactttttaaatatttttacagcTGCAGGGAGTACTGGGAGCAAAGGCTTCAGATGGAGAGGGTAGAGAGGGTTAAGCAAGTTAAGGAGCACTGGGAAACGCAGTGTAGGGCGTTCATGGgcatctaaaaataaatataaacaaatgttcactttctctttcatttccCTATTCGTCTCGTTTTCACACTCATCTCATGACACTTTGGGGTGTAAGTTTACCCAACATCTAAACACGATCAACTTCTCTTGGGTATGGTAGTTTTCGGTTGAAATGTCTGTGTGTTGTTTGATCTTGTATCTTAGCAGTAGCATTTCTAAGTTGTTTATTGGTAGTGTTCGTACTTGACTCTCTTCAATGTAAATAAAGGCTTCTACTTTAGGAATTATTAATATGGCCGTTTATTTGCCAGAGGCTAAGAGTTGAGTGTTTATACTTTGTACTTAACTCTGTTCAATGTAAATAAAGCCTCTACTTTAGGAATTATTTACTAATGACCATCTATTTTGCTAGAGACTTAAACGTATGCgcttatttaattttgtatctTAGCAATAGCACTTCTAAAAAGTTGTTATTGGTACTGTTTGTACCTAAATCTGTTCAATGTAAATAAAGGCTTAGGAATCACTGTATatgattttagtctctaaaatcataaaatttttacTCTTAATCCCTAAACAAAATGACTTATCTTAATCTCTGAACTTTTATTCCCATAATAATTTCAATCCCTCCATCaaatattaatgttaaatttaatattattttattacaattagTAGTGGCTAGTTATTTTACAGTTAAAAACCACCAAAAAATTACTTTGTTAAAAGGTTTAAAATGTATTAACCAGTTTACCGCAATTTTTAACAGTCAGAAAATTTTCCCCCCTTTACTAATTCCACCATGGCTGCAAAGAAGATAACACTGCCTCACACCTCACAGCACCACCAACAAACAAACCCAAATCCAACCCTTCTATTTTCCCTCCTTCCCCATCGACCCACAAATCCAAACCCCCCTCTTTCCCCATCGACCAAAATTCAAATTGGTAAGTGTTATAGGAACTGAAATATACAGAAATCTAAATAAGATAAAGACTAACAGTGATCACTGATCAACATCCCACTGCAAAGGAACCctcgaaggaaaaaaaagtgatgcTTGGTAAAAAAATTGGACCAGAGAAATATTTCGCGCTCTACACTATATCTCCATGAAGCCTGACACGAAAAGCTTAAAAAGAAACACGAAATATATTCCAACAGCTTGACTTGCTGGCAAACCAAACCACAAAGCCAGGTGCGGTCATTAACCTTCACACGATCCATAAGGCGACCCGTTAATGTTCGATTTCTTATAACGGAGCAAAATCCAAATTAATCCTAATAAGTAACGCGTTGAACAAGTAGGCTATTTTCATTCCAGTAGGAAAAAACCACACTACAAAACGTGGAACTGTGCTGCTTGTATAGAAAAAATAAGAGTGTAAAAACCAAacgtataattttataataattacttaaaaattccTAATCTAACAAAGATGATTTCTTAAGAGTGTGAAAACTCCAAAAGTGCATGTATGTAACTCTATTTCATGATTGAAAATCTAATTCTATAATAAAATGCTACATAATCTTGGTGGTAGCAGGTTAGGAAGACTGGAAGAGCAGAGGTCCAGAATGCCTAATCTATCACAACAAAAATCcacaaataattcaaaaattcaaaagCATTAACAAAATTTCTCAACGATGACATGGTAGAGAAACAAGTCCTCACTGTGACAAAAATTTTGGCGAAACGATCCACTCCAATCATTGCATCTCCATCCatggattaattaattaagctcCCATTTCATTTGGCCTTAAGGAGCGGGTTCTTATTTTGATACATATGATACCTCATGCACAGCTTCTGCAGAGTTCCAATTGAATGCTGCATCGGATTCAGCTTTATATCCACCAACAtactctgcaaaacaaaaacaacaacaataacaaaaaacctttaaaaaccccaaacgaaaaaagaaaaagaaaaaaatatcgaAAATATCAAACCTGATAATCATCTCCGTATTTAGCGACGAGACGACTGATATGAATCCGTTGCATTGCAGTCAGAGGCTGAGGCGGCGCGCTCCTCCCATCCCTTCGCTTCTTTCCTAGGGCAGATTTCAAGTCTACAAAAACCAAATAGAATATTACATTATTcgcatttcaaaatcaattacGGTATAATAAACTGTTCGATTCGATGCAGTAATGAAAATTAAGAGGAGGACGAGAGGAATAAGGTACCGTCTTCTTCGAGATCGCTGCCGGAATCGATGGTTTGAGGATCGGAAGAGAGTTCGGTGAGGGAGTTAGGGTCAGAGAGAACGCCAAAGGAGGAGTAGTTGGTGTTAACGGTGCCTTGGTCGTCCCATTGAGGCTCTTGGTCGAGGGATTGCAAGAGCTTGGGTGGAACGGAGAAAGAGGGTTTGAAAAGCCTAGGGTTCTTCTTAGGGAGTCCCACACGGACCTTGGTTCTCGATTGCTTGTACTTTCTTCTCGACCTTCCCATTCTCCTGTCACTGCCGCTACCGCCAACGAGGCTTTTAGGTTTTCTCTAGGTTAGGGCACAAAATGTCTCGTTATTTCAGCACAGCTTCAGCGACGTCGTTTCTCGGGCTTCTACTGTGCGATTACCATGGTGCCCTTCACATTTTAacttcattaataaaataactagGCGACAAAATACAAAAACTTGAGCAAATTGCGTAGTAGTTGTAGTTCTTACCTTTTAAGAATTAAAcagttttttctctctttatttttatcttgaaacaaaacaggaaaaaaatatatatcttatgtcatgatttttatataaagaGGAAGAAGATTTAATACATCCgtaagataattaattatttagtgatttttaattaggtccttaaattaaaaatatatatttaaattttttattttatataattggaTATCTCGAGTTAATTTATAGTGGCTTGAAATtgctagaaaaataaaaatgtgacaGCTATTGTTTCCATATAtataaccaaattaaaaaaaagagtattgTATTTtgtcttatttcttatttttttagcaaatatttttttaaaaaaatctatgaaCATAAATATTACAACAGAGAAATGAAACTATTTGAACACGTGATTCACAGAAATAAATATGTAACATACAAACATGTCATGCATATGTAATGACTATATCCATTGGACGATGTATGTCTTTTAAGACTCAATACTTAACAACTTGATGTTTAGTTGATAAAAACTGTGGATTGTTCCTTTCCGAACATGACTTTGTTTTGGCATATTATATGCTATTTAGAATATAAGTAAATGTTCATTGATAGATACTATACcaataaatatgatttatgtaatatttgatatacatgataaaaaaaaaagataatatcaaataattcGGTGGTTTAATTGACTAATTTTGTATTCTATTCTACAAGAATATTATTAAGTGGtataagtataaaaattgaTACCAGTATCAGTCAATGTGTGTGaggttaaaatcaactcacattTCAACATTTTTAGAATCTCATGCATCTAATTTCTTCCCAAGCAACtataaactttttcttttttaaaaaacaacaaaatcaacaaTAGAATTTTACCATTAATAAAATCCCATAAATTGTAAGATAATCTAAAATGCATCTTCCATTTAGAACTCTTTTCGCGACATGAACACGGTCAACAATATTTAATGCTGTAAGCTAATGCTCAACGAGAAGTCCAAAGTATATTACTGATGGTGCATAATTCAATATAAAGGCAGTGGAGCAACTGTGTAATTGTACACTGGGCACTGTGTTATATAAATTAGGACCTAAAAAAGGCTATATTTTGTTTGTATACTAGAGCTACTTAAGCCAGAGGTAATTAGAAAAACCATTCACAAGGTTTGCTCATTCTTCACTTGTCCAAACAGCAATTATGCAGGATGGTAATTGCACCTCTCTAAAGTAAAATGCCTTTCTCCTTTCTCGTGGCACTTggaagatcaatcaaaacttAAAAGGCTTAGCCTAAGTTTggttttctgttattgtctgAATGGCTGAGAGAGACACATGCATGGAACTTTCTTATAGGCCACTGGAACGGTTGGCATACTCTTGAACTAATGCCCCAAAGAGAGATGGCCTTTGGAGCAAGTTGGCTGGTGAATCAAATTCTTTGGCCCGCcctattaatgaaaaaatgacCACAACTTAGTATACAAATACTATAGACTATAGTCCATGAGATGTTATTTAATAAGAGAAGAAGCAAGAGAATACATATATCATCATACCTGCATCTACAACTAGAACTCTATCACAGTCCATTACTGTTGGTATTCTATGAGCAATGCTGATGATGGTACGAGCTGCAAAGTCCTCTCTGATGATCTTCTGAATAACAGCATCGGTTTGGGAATCAACAGAAGCTGTTGCCTCATCCATAAACAACAGCCTGCTTTGCTTAAGCATAACCCTCCCTAAACAAAGCAACTGCCTCTGCCCCACACTCCAGTTATCTCCATTATCAACCACTATATAACATTTCAAGTAGCATTATTGCCATTAGTAAAGAACAAAATGGGATGCAAGTGAAATTCAAGCaggtaaacaaaagaaaatggtaaagaataattaaaaccTGAAGTGTCAAGTTTCTCAGGCTTAGAAGCCACTGCATCTTTTAGTTGACAACGTTCCAAACTCTACagcaattaataattaaaaagtgatGAGATTAGGCCAATGATGGCAAAAACTTCATCCATTAAATCAATGAAGTATATATAGCATTGAGTGTATTCACCTTCCATATCTCTTCATCTGTGTACTGTCCAGTTGGATCAATGTTACTTCTGACGGTTCCTTCAAAAAGGACAGGCTCCTGAGGGATGATACCAAACCGTGACCTAAGATCATGAAGCCCCAAGGCGGATATGTCAATGCCGTCAATGATTATTTTTCCTCCTGTAGGTTCCACCAGCCTGAAGAAAACTTGAATTAAAGTTGATTTTCCACTTCCTGTTCGACCAACAACTCCAATCTTTTCCCCTCCGTTGATGCTTAGGGTGATGCCTTTAAGAACCAAAGGAGTGTTTGGACGATATCTGACCTGTTTACAGTTTAAGAAATTACCATAAGGAAATTATAGTGTGCTACTCAAAGCAGattgataatgaaaaataatacatcACTAACACTATTTTCAAGGATAGTTGCAATGTTGCATTGCATAGACATAacgaataattaatttgaaattcaaagaaGTCTTCATAATAAGATTTTAGAATTGAAAACCTCTCATGAACTAGAAGCTTATTCAAATTCGGCCACTGCAACTGTAATGTACAATTAATAAAACTTTGGTTATAATCTAGATACCTGCAAGTCTTTGATATCAACATGGCCTTCCCCGGGCCAATTTGCAGGAGGCAGGCGATCCTTAATGTTCCATGAAGCTTCCGATGGAATATTTGTGAACTGTTTGATCCTCTCAACAGATACCATTTTGTTTTCAATGAAACAGCTCATGTATATAGCCCAGAACATCACGGC encodes the following:
- the LOC114372429 gene encoding nucleolar protein 16-like; protein product: MGRSRRKYKQSRTKVRVGLPKKNPRLFKPSFSVPPKLLQSLDQEPQWDDQGTVNTNYSSFGVLSDPNSLTELSSDPQTIDSGSDLEEDDLKSALGKKRRDGRSAPPQPLTAMQRIHISRLVAKYGDDYQSMLVDIKLNPMQHSIGTLQKLCMRYHMYQNKNPLLKAK
- the LOC114372428 gene encoding E3 ubiquitin-protein ligase BAH1-like, whose product is MKFCKTYQQYMQGHGHNKLPSVGFKNLKKIIKSCRRASTQPTCPDHCPVCDGTFFPSLLNEMSDIVGCFNQRAQQLLELHLASGFRKYFLMLKGKLHKNHTALIEEGKDLVIYALINSIAIRKILKKYDKIHYSKQGQLFKSKVQTMHKEILQSPWLCELIALHINLRETKAKPREASALFDGCYLTFTDGKPSLTCELFDSVKIDIDLTCSICLDTVFDPVSLTCGHIFCYTCACSTASVTIVDGLKAANPKEKCPLCREGRVYEDAVHLEELNILLGRSCREYWEQRLQMERVERVKQVKEHWETQCRAFMGI